The proteins below are encoded in one region of Apium graveolens cultivar Ventura chromosome 4, ASM990537v1, whole genome shotgun sequence:
- the LOC141718929 gene encoding putative membrane protein At3g27390 isoform X1 codes for MNPYWTYFCYCIFFPPIFSFLFVLGIIKGAIFSPFVFLVIAFGDAGVVIGLWPLHLFWSIYCLIRTNKFGVYMKLLLICTVPIPIAIWTIVGVVGSAIMGIGYGFVWPVMETFRAISKKDMPLNMRLIKCFTDGTWTQVQGACTIVRDFADFSFHTYFSFMDDLLDSKGENPIELKVLQLPGCLLVAILGIVVNIPLISLISLYKGPILLFKGWQQLIRDLIGREGPFLETVCVPFAGFWILLWPLVVLFAIIAGILSSFPIGLYSAVVAYQESSTKRGFNFVVAAASVYDEYTNDLLYLREGSCFPRPQYRERADSTASLLPVLRLRQQMEFFYADEPLVNSSANVQKLTAAVIWDEIFRACESIGKELLNIGAIHSNDIDGWKKSKNKIVNIGIPAYAFLDCFLRSIKEESVGFLLRNNIEITSVNRPEGRILDWLYEPMSVMKKQIKNLNLQESEELYFYKLCLYGGDTARVEYWQNGGIAPQDEIRRAQLEGLSRRLRGFCLTISRLPTSYRKFDEVVKAIEQSKQTEGYGVEDNDIEANR; via the exons ATGAACCCCTACTGGACTTATTTCTGTTATTGTATCTTCTTCCCTCccattttctcttttctttttgttcttggtaTCATCAAAG GTGCTATATTCAGTCCATTTGTATTTCTTGTTATTGCTTTTGGAGATGCTGGTGTTGTTATTGGTCTATGGCCCCTTCATTTGTTTTGGAGTATCTACTGCCTCATAAG AACAAACAAATTTGGTGTTTACATGAAATTACTACTTATTTGTACAGTTCCGATCCCAATAGCAATTTGGACAATTGTTGGGGTCGTCGGAAGCGCCATCATGGGAATTGGATATGGTTTTGTTTGGCCTGTTATGGAGACATTCAGGGCTATTAGCAAGAAAGATATGCCACTTAATATGAGGTTGATTAAATGTTTCACG GATGGTACTTGGACCCAAGTTCAGGGTGCCTGCACTATTGTTCGCGATTTTGCTGATTTTTCCTTCCACACATACTTCTCATTTATGGATGACCTGCTAGATTCCAAGGGGGAGAATCCCATTGAACTCAA GGTTTTGCAGTTGCCTGGATGCCTTTTGGTTGCAATTCTAGGGATTGTAGTTAATATACCTCTAATCTCTTTAATAAGTTTGTATAAAGGTCCAATACTGCTGTTCAAAGGATGGCAACAGTTGATACGTGATCTTATAGGGAGGGAAGGTCCATTTCTCGAAACTGTTTGTGTTCCCTTTGCTGGGTTTTGGATCTTGCTGTGGCCTCTTGTAGTGCTTTTTGCGATTATTGCCGGAATTTTATCGAGTTTCCCTATTGGACTTTATTCTGCAGTTGTTGCATATCAG GAAAGTTCTACCAAAAGGGGCTTTAACTTTGTAGTTGCTGCAGCATCTGTGTATGATGAATATACCAACGATTTACTTTACCTACGTGAAGGCTCCTGCTTTCCAAG GCCTCAATATCGTGAGCGGGCTGATTCAACGGCTTCACTGCTTCCTGTACTGAGATTGCGTCAACAGATGGAATTTTTTTATGCTGATGAACCTTTGGTAAATTCTTCTGCAAACGTACAGAAACTGACGGCTGCTGTG ATATGGGACGAAATCTTCAGAGCGTGTGAGAGTATTGGAAAGGAGCTGCTCAATATTGGAGCCATCCACAGCAATGATATTGATGGATGGAAAAAGTCAAAGAACAAGATAGTAAATATTGGGATTCCTGCATATGCATTTCTTGACTGCTTTCTCAGATCTATTAAGGAAGAGTCCGTTGGCTTTCTCTTAA GAAATAATATCGAAATAACCAGTGTGAATAGACCTGAAGGGAGGATCTTGGACTGGCTTTATGAACCTATGAGTGTCATGAAGAAGCAAATCAAGAATCTTAATCTACAAGAGTCAGAGGAATTATATTTCTACAAGCTCTGTTTGTACGGTGGTGATACGGCAAGAGTTGAATATTGGCAAAATGGTGGAATCGCTCCTCAAGACGAAATTAGAAGAGCCCAGTTGGAGGGTCTAAGCAGGAG GTTACGAGGGTTTTGTCTGACAATATCAAGGCTGCCAACATCTTACCGTAAATTCGATGAAGTAGTAAAAGCAATTGAGCAATCAAAACAGACAGAGGGCTATGGTGTAGAAGATAATGATATAGAAGCAAACCGTTGA
- the LOC141718929 gene encoding putative membrane protein At3g27390 isoform X2 produces the protein MGIGYGFVWPVMETFRAISKKDMPLNMRLIKCFTDGTWTQVQGACTIVRDFADFSFHTYFSFMDDLLDSKGENPIELKVLQLPGCLLVAILGIVVNIPLISLISLYKGPILLFKGWQQLIRDLIGREGPFLETVCVPFAGFWILLWPLVVLFAIIAGILSSFPIGLYSAVVAYQESSTKRGFNFVVAAASVYDEYTNDLLYLREGSCFPRPQYRERADSTASLLPVLRLRQQMEFFYADEPLVNSSANVQKLTAAVIWDEIFRACESIGKELLNIGAIHSNDIDGWKKSKNKIVNIGIPAYAFLDCFLRSIKEESVGFLLRNNIEITSVNRPEGRILDWLYEPMSVMKKQIKNLNLQESEELYFYKLCLYGGDTARVEYWQNGGIAPQDEIRRAQLEGLSRRLRGFCLTISRLPTSYRKFDEVVKAIEQSKQTEGYGVEDNDIEANR, from the exons ATGGGAATTGGATATGGTTTTGTTTGGCCTGTTATGGAGACATTCAGGGCTATTAGCAAGAAAGATATGCCACTTAATATGAGGTTGATTAAATGTTTCACG GATGGTACTTGGACCCAAGTTCAGGGTGCCTGCACTATTGTTCGCGATTTTGCTGATTTTTCCTTCCACACATACTTCTCATTTATGGATGACCTGCTAGATTCCAAGGGGGAGAATCCCATTGAACTCAA GGTTTTGCAGTTGCCTGGATGCCTTTTGGTTGCAATTCTAGGGATTGTAGTTAATATACCTCTAATCTCTTTAATAAGTTTGTATAAAGGTCCAATACTGCTGTTCAAAGGATGGCAACAGTTGATACGTGATCTTATAGGGAGGGAAGGTCCATTTCTCGAAACTGTTTGTGTTCCCTTTGCTGGGTTTTGGATCTTGCTGTGGCCTCTTGTAGTGCTTTTTGCGATTATTGCCGGAATTTTATCGAGTTTCCCTATTGGACTTTATTCTGCAGTTGTTGCATATCAG GAAAGTTCTACCAAAAGGGGCTTTAACTTTGTAGTTGCTGCAGCATCTGTGTATGATGAATATACCAACGATTTACTTTACCTACGTGAAGGCTCCTGCTTTCCAAG GCCTCAATATCGTGAGCGGGCTGATTCAACGGCTTCACTGCTTCCTGTACTGAGATTGCGTCAACAGATGGAATTTTTTTATGCTGATGAACCTTTGGTAAATTCTTCTGCAAACGTACAGAAACTGACGGCTGCTGTG ATATGGGACGAAATCTTCAGAGCGTGTGAGAGTATTGGAAAGGAGCTGCTCAATATTGGAGCCATCCACAGCAATGATATTGATGGATGGAAAAAGTCAAAGAACAAGATAGTAAATATTGGGATTCCTGCATATGCATTTCTTGACTGCTTTCTCAGATCTATTAAGGAAGAGTCCGTTGGCTTTCTCTTAA GAAATAATATCGAAATAACCAGTGTGAATAGACCTGAAGGGAGGATCTTGGACTGGCTTTATGAACCTATGAGTGTCATGAAGAAGCAAATCAAGAATCTTAATCTACAAGAGTCAGAGGAATTATATTTCTACAAGCTCTGTTTGTACGGTGGTGATACGGCAAGAGTTGAATATTGGCAAAATGGTGGAATCGCTCCTCAAGACGAAATTAGAAGAGCCCAGTTGGAGGGTCTAAGCAGGAG GTTACGAGGGTTTTGTCTGACAATATCAAGGCTGCCAACATCTTACCGTAAATTCGATGAAGTAGTAAAAGCAATTGAGCAATCAAAACAGACAGAGGGCTATGGTGTAGAAGATAATGATATAGAAGCAAACCGTTGA